From one Brevundimonas sp. PAMC22021 genomic stretch:
- a CDS encoding co-chaperone GroES translates to MAFRPLGDRVLVKRVEEESKTKGGIIIPDTAKEKPQEGEVVSVGPGARDDKGVVNALELKAGDRILFGKWSGTEVKIDGDDLIIMKESDVLGVLS, encoded by the coding sequence ATGGCGTTTCGTCCGCTCGGCGACCGCGTGCTGGTCAAGCGCGTTGAAGAAGAATCCAAGACCAAGGGCGGGATCATCATCCCCGACACCGCCAAGGAAAAGCCGCAGGAAGGCGAAGTCGTCTCCGTCGGCCCGGGCGCCCGCGATGACAAGGGCGTGGTCAATGCGCTCGAACTGAAGGCCGGCGACCGCATCTTGTTCGGCAAGTGGTCGGGCACCGAGGTCAAGATCGACGGCGACGACCTGATCATCATGAAGGAATCCGACGTGCTGGGAGTGCTGAGCTAA